Proteins encoded in a region of the Flavobacteriaceae bacterium HL-DH10 genome:
- a CDS encoding GNAT family N-acetyltransferase — translation MIKIKPATTKADYICISKLAHTIWHEHYIKIISLEQIEYMLEKYNSVKSIEERVKAGVKFYWLTYNDEPVGYTAIENKSDYLYISKLYILKGYRGKKIAKTVMLYIESMAKAQKISIIKLNVNKYNANSMLAYEKMGFVKTASTVEDIGNGFVMDDYEMEKQI, via the coding sequence ATGATTAAAATTAAGCCAGCAACCACAAAAGCCGATTATATATGTATTTCAAAGTTAGCACATACTATTTGGCATGAGCACTATATAAAAATAATTAGTTTAGAGCAGATAGAGTATATGCTTGAAAAGTATAATTCTGTAAAAAGTATTGAAGAACGTGTTAAAGCTGGTGTAAAGTTTTATTGGCTGACTTATAATGACGAACCTGTAGGTTATACTGCCATTGAAAACAAATCGGATTATTTATACATTAGTAAATTATATATTTTAAAAGGATATAGAGGAAAAAAGATAGCGAAAACAGTCATGTTATATATAGAATCTATGGCTAAGGCTCAAAAGATATCCATTATAAAACTTAATGTAAATAAGTATAATGCCAATTCTATGCTTGCTTATGAAAAAATGGGATTTGTAAAAACAGCATCTACAGTTGAAGATATTGGTAATGGTTTTGTTATGGATGATTATGAGATGGAGAAACAAATATAG
- a CDS encoding THUMP domain-containing protein — translation MEENFTMVAKTLFGFEELLEKELTQLGAQHIKKGTRNVSFTGDKGFMYKANLALRTAVKILKPIHSFTVNSEKDLYDKIYAMDWSLYLKETGTLAVDATIHSDLFSHSLYIAQKTKDAIVDKFRDTTGERPNVDLKFPDLKINVHIDRRQCTISLDSSGDSLHKRGYKTATNIAPINEVLAAGLIMLSGWDGQTDFMDPMCGSGTMLIEAAMIACNIPPNLMRKEFAFERWSDWDVDLFEKIEESLLGKTRDFHHKIIGYDKAPSAVTKAKENVKNAQLEDFIEVKHEDFFKTQKGGDEKLHMVFNPPYGERLNIDMEEFYKSIGDTLKQNYPGTDAWFITSNLDALKHVGLRPSRKIHLFNAKLESRLVKYVMYEGSKKGKYMDRD, via the coding sequence ATGGAAGAAAATTTTACAATGGTAGCCAAAACCCTTTTTGGCTTTGAAGAATTATTAGAAAAAGAACTCACCCAACTAGGGGCGCAACACATTAAAAAAGGTACGCGTAACGTCTCTTTTACAGGCGATAAAGGGTTTATGTATAAAGCTAATTTAGCGCTGCGTACCGCTGTTAAAATATTAAAACCGATACATAGCTTTACTGTAAATAGTGAAAAAGATTTGTATGATAAAATTTATGCTATGGATTGGTCACTGTATTTAAAAGAAACAGGAACCTTGGCTGTAGATGCGACTATTCATTCCGATTTGTTTTCACATTCGCTTTACATAGCACAAAAAACAAAAGATGCTATTGTAGATAAATTTAGAGATACCACGGGCGAACGCCCCAATGTCGATTTAAAATTTCCAGACCTTAAAATAAATGTGCATATCGATAGACGTCAATGTACTATTTCGCTAGATTCTTCTGGCGATTCCTTACACAAACGTGGTTATAAAACAGCTACTAATATTGCACCTATAAACGAAGTTTTGGCTGCAGGACTTATTATGTTATCGGGATGGGATGGACAAACCGATTTTATGGATCCCATGTGTGGTTCGGGAACCATGCTTATTGAAGCTGCCATGATAGCCTGTAATATACCCCCAAACCTCATGCGTAAAGAATTTGCTTTCGAACGTTGGAGCGATTGGGATGTCGATTTATTCGAGAAAATAGAAGAATCATTATTGGGGAAAACCCGCGATTTTCATCATAAAATTATTGGTTACGATAAAGCACCAAGTGCGGTGACCAAAGCTAAAGAAAATGTGAAAAATGCCCAATTAGAAGATTTTATAGAAGTAAAACACGAAGATTTCTTTAAAACTCAAAAAGGAGGCGACGAGAAACTACACATGGTGTTTAACCCACCATACGGTGAGCGTTTAAATATCGATATGGAAGAATTCTATAAAAGTATTGGCGATACCCTAAAACAGAATTACCCAGGTACCGATGCATGGTTTATTACATCTAATTTAGATGCTTTAAAACATGTAGGGTTACGACCTTCTAGAAAAATACATTTATTTAATGCAAAACTTGAATCGCGTTTAGTTAAATATGTTATGTATGAAGGGAGTAAGAAAGGCAAGTATATGGATAGAGACTAG
- a CDS encoding hemolysin III family protein has translation MRIQTASEEKLNALTHAIGALFCIAALVLLIIFNSYKTNWSLFSVIVYGISIIVLFSASTLYHSVKNKQKKHYFRIVDHISIYLLIAGTYTPVLLITLSESSGWTLFWVVWGIAVFGVVLKLFYTGRFELFSTLLYLVMGWLIVFDFSKLSEIIGSHGILFLFAGGLAYTVGIIFYAIQKIPYNHVIWHLFVLAGAVFHFFMIFFYVI, from the coding sequence ATGCGTATTCAAACAGCGTCAGAAGAAAAGTTAAATGCTTTAACGCATGCTATCGGTGCTTTGTTTTGTATTGCAGCCCTTGTGTTACTTATCATTTTTAATAGCTATAAAACCAATTGGAGTTTGTTTAGCGTTATTGTTTATGGGATATCTATTATTGTCTTATTTTCAGCTTCTACTTTATATCATTCTGTAAAAAACAAACAGAAGAAACATTACTTCAGAATTGTAGATCATATTAGCATATACTTGCTTATTGCTGGTACGTATACGCCTGTTTTATTAATTACACTTAGTGAAAGTAGTGGTTGGACACTCTTTTGGGTCGTTTGGGGAATCGCTGTTTTTGGTGTGGTTTTAAAACTGTTTTATACTGGGCGCTTTGAACTTTTTTCAACATTACTATATTTAGTAATGGGATGGCTTATTGTATTCGATTTTTCTAAATTATCAGAAATTATAGGAAGCCATGGTATTTTGTTTCTTTTTGCTGGTGGATTAGCATATACTGTAGGTATTATTTTTTATGCCATTCAAAAAATCCCGTATAATCATGTTATTTGGCATTTGTTTGTTTTAGCAGGTGCTGTATTTCATTTTTTTATGATATTTTTCTATGTAATTTAA
- a CDS encoding 3'-5' exonuclease: MATTFAAIDFETAKGHHICSVGIVTFKDGVIIDEFHALIQPPNNDYNWHNQQVHGITEDDTRFAPKFNAVYPEIKKRISGIVTVAHNESFDRTVLLKTMKDYNIPQSDLIMKDRWECTLKIYRKKGYKPAKLDACCKVHNIALKHHDALSDARACGKLFLIAQFERLPLF, from the coding sequence ATGGCAACCACTTTCGCTGCAATAGATTTTGAAACCGCAAAAGGACATCACATTTGCTCTGTTGGTATTGTAACGTTTAAAGATGGTGTTATTATAGACGAGTTTCATGCGTTAATACAACCACCAAACAACGACTATAATTGGCACAACCAACAAGTGCATGGTATTACAGAAGATGACACTAGGTTTGCGCCGAAATTTAATGCTGTATATCCTGAAATTAAAAAACGAATTTCTGGCATTGTTACCGTGGCCCACAACGAGTCTTTTGACAGAACTGTTTTACTAAAAACGATGAAGGATTATAACATTCCGCAATCCGATTTAATTATGAAAGACCGTTGGGAATGTACACTTAAAATTTACCGCAAAAAAGGCTATAAACCTGCAAAATTAGATGCGTGCTGTAAAGTGCACAATATTGCTTTGAAACATCATGATGCGTTGTCTGATGCACGTGCCTGTGGCAAGTTGTTTTTAATTGCTCAGTTTGAGCGTTTACCTTTGTTTTAG
- a CDS encoding ZIP family metal transporter, whose amino-acid sequence MNKFIFPILAVILGVVIATVTNNKKSWNTKLLLSFSGAFLLALTLFELLPEVYEHLDTKLTGLFIMCGIMLQIVLELFSKGAEHGHVHIHKNETAFPWLLFISLCIHSFLEGFPIHEHNDMVYGVLVHKVPIATLVSMFLFQSNFSKLQVTAFLVVFAAMTPLGTLISNTSGIPDNYVHIINAIVIGIFFHISTTILFESGEGHKFNLSKFIAIILGVGIAYMI is encoded by the coding sequence ATGAATAAATTTATTTTCCCTATTCTAGCGGTTATTTTAGGAGTTGTTATTGCAACGGTAACTAATAACAAAAAATCTTGGAATACTAAGCTATTACTCTCTTTTAGTGGTGCTTTTTTACTGGCTTTAACCCTTTTTGAATTACTACCCGAAGTTTACGAACACTTAGACACCAAACTTACCGGACTTTTTATTATGTGCGGTATTATGTTGCAAATAGTTTTAGAGTTATTCTCTAAAGGCGCCGAACATGGCCATGTACACATACACAAAAACGAAACGGCTTTTCCGTGGCTATTGTTTATTAGTTTGTGTATTCATAGTTTTTTAGAAGGCTTTCCAATACATGAACATAATGATATGGTTTATGGTGTATTGGTACATAAAGTGCCTATTGCTACTTTAGTAAGTATGTTTTTATTTCAGTCGAATTTTAGCAAATTACAAGTTACAGCCTTTTTAGTAGTTTTTGCTGCTATGACACCATTGGGAACATTAATTTCTAATACATCGGGGATACCAGATAATTATGTGCATATTATTAATGCTATAGTCATTGGCATCTTTTTTCATATTTCTACTACCATTTTATTTGAAAGTGGCGAAGGACATAAGTTTAATTTATCGAAATTTATTGCTATTATTTTAGGTGTTGGTATTGCTTATATGATATAA
- a CDS encoding DUF4268 domain-containing protein, translating into MFSKEESRKLKQEFWTSFGKSFPRKWILYNTKLKGLSFKFHFDTKSALIALDLEDDLENRIKYWEKLEALKSILLDDYMPDAIFEETYFLDNEKEISRIYLPLEQKVSIHNKNTWRDVMEFFNKNMGLFEAFFEEYKEVIEG; encoded by the coding sequence ATGTTTAGTAAAGAAGAATCACGCAAATTAAAACAAGAATTTTGGACAAGTTTTGGGAAATCATTTCCACGGAAATGGATTTTATACAACACCAAACTTAAAGGTTTAAGTTTTAAATTTCATTTTGATACAAAAAGTGCTTTAATAGCTTTAGATCTTGAAGACGATTTAGAAAACCGTATTAAATACTGGGAAAAACTAGAGGCTTTAAAATCTATTTTACTTGATGACTATATGCCTGATGCTATTTTTGAAGAAACCTATTTTTTAGACAATGAAAAAGAAATATCTCGTATTTACTTGCCTTTAGAACAAAAAGTATCTATTCACAACAAAAACACTTGGCGTGATGTTATGGAGTTCTTTAATAAAAACATGGGCTTATTTGAAGCTTTTTTTGAGGAATACAAAGAGGTTATTGAGGGGTGA
- a CDS encoding class I SAM-dependent methyltransferase, producing the protein MTKDTKKWFTSWFDTPFYHTLYKDRDDTEAHAFMDTLTDYLNIPEGGTILDLACGKGRHALYLNKIGYHVTGVDLSENSIDYAKQFENHSLHFDVHNMCNPYHKKFDAVFNLFTSFGYFEKDEDNLSTIKAIKEDLNEFGFGVIDFMNSEFVIDNLVPEEIKTVDGIEFHLKRYVENGYIVKDINFTVDGILYNFQERVRAFTLADFEALFEKAGVFLLDVFGDYKLRKFNTKTSDRLVMIFK; encoded by the coding sequence ATGACCAAAGACACTAAAAAATGGTTTACCTCGTGGTTTGATACGCCATTTTACCATACTTTATACAAAGATAGAGACGATACGGAAGCACATGCTTTTATGGACACACTTACCGATTATTTAAATATTCCGGAAGGTGGTACTATTTTAGATTTGGCTTGTGGCAAAGGGCGACATGCTTTATATTTAAACAAAATAGGCTACCATGTTACGGGTGTAGACTTAAGTGAAAACAGTATTGATTACGCGAAGCAGTTTGAAAACCATTCGTTGCATTTTGATGTGCATAATATGTGTAATCCGTACCACAAAAAGTTTGATGCCGTTTTTAATTTGTTTACTAGTTTTGGGTATTTTGAAAAAGATGAAGACAACCTAAGCACGATTAAAGCTATAAAAGAAGACCTTAACGAATTTGGTTTTGGGGTGATTGATTTTATGAATAGCGAATTTGTTATTGATAACTTAGTGCCTGAAGAGATTAAAACGGTTGATGGAATTGAATTTCATTTAAAGCGTTATGTAGAAAACGGTTATATTGTAAAAGATATTAATTTTACGGTTGATGGGATTTTATATAATTTTCAGGAACGTGTAAGAGCCTTTACTTTAGCCGATTTTGAAGCGCTTTTTGAAAAAGCTGGTGTGTTTTTATTGGATGTTTTTGGCGATTATAAATTACGTAAGTTTAACACCAAAACATCCGACAGATTAGTCATGATTTTTAAATAG